In a single window of the Helicoverpa zea isolate HzStark_Cry1AcR chromosome 9, ilHelZeax1.1, whole genome shotgun sequence genome:
- the LOC124633465 gene encoding uncharacterized protein LOC124633465, whose product MRNFVRSLVLLVSVAATFAAPAPAASANSDSHLDKVEPSTHELLSSLGLKKLRIPAAHHRKRLAEQGRRHATGDSRMYVIKLPPNTSYYSHAEPAPAAARTLPLQMTSNGKPARVYHWNIPVLQKFAKNRPQARFDDDIVDVESTPTWPKAISHPNSLDALAYYVPAKKNSFRKYFSGNGKPKSFYIIEKNKKAAEYHKLLP is encoded by the coding sequence ATCACTAGTGTTGCTGGTGTCCGTGGCGGCCACGTTCGCTGCCCCGGCGCCCGCCGCCAGCGCCAACTCCGACAGCCACCTAGACAAGGTGGAGCCGTCCACGCACGAGCTGCTCAGTTCCCTCGGCTTGAAGAAGCTGAGGATACCCGCGGCGCACCACAGGAAACGCCTCGCCGAGCAGGGCAGGAGGCACGCTACCGGGGACTCCAGGATGTACGTCATCAAACTGCCGCCTAACACGAGCTACTACAGTCACGCGGAACCCGCCCCAGCCGCAGCGAGAACCCTGCCGCTACAAATGACCAGTAACGGAAAACCTGCCCGCGTCTACCATTGGAACATTCCAGTGCTACAAAAGTTCGCGAAGAACCGACCACAAGCGAGGTTTGACGATGACATAGTGGACGTGGAGAGCACGCCGACATGGCCCAAAGCGATCAGTCATCCGAACTCGCTCGACGCGCTGGCGTATTATGTGCCGGCGAAGAAAAACTCTTTCAGAAAATATTTCTCCGGCAACGGCAAACCTAAATCCTTCTACATAATCGAGAAGAATAAGAAGGCCGCCGAGTATCATAAGTTACTGCCTTAA